The genomic region GTTTGGCGACGTTATCAAAGACGTGAGTAAGTCAAAGTTTGCAGTTGGCGATACTATCAGCGCTACGTTTGTGGGAGCCAATCCACGTAACAATCTTCACCTCGAGGATACTTATGCGgcagttgagaagaaggacggaTCTAAGTGGGTTCAAGTTCGGACTGACGAAGATTGGGATCTTGTTTTTGAGTGGAAGAGACTTGATGGTTTGCTTGGATCGAGTGAGGTTGCTATCACTTGGGAGACTGGATGGCAGGATGCGAAGGATATTGGTTCTGGGACGTACAGATTGAGCTATTATGGAGATAGCAAGGCTCCCATCACGGGTAAGATTAATACCTTTACGGGTAGGAGTAGTGAGTTCACTATTTCTTAGATGTCTTAGTCAGTATCCAATTAGGCCACATCAACCCCAAGATACTTTACTCTTTCTCAAGTAGATCTACATCTTAATCATCCAGTGTGCTTGGTGAGGCTTGTATACCCATTGAACTGCAGATCGAGAGTATGGATGGACCCTACAATGCACTTCATTTTAATAATATCGAGGTTGCCAAATGAAATCTATGAGGCATCTAGTTTTCCAAGCATGGAAGACTCTTTTATTTTTCCAGTCAATTGGATACTCATCGCTCCTGCAATCGATGCGGCAGATGGATAATCACTCGGAAGCCGAGATGAGGGGCAACATTATGCAGACCATATCAGACCACTGACCCATGTCGTAGCCACGTACGCATCTGCATGTTGGTTACTGTCAATTCAAGAGAGCCAGTGATATTGATTCTTATTTCTTCGCTTGAAAAGCATGATGCATCCTACTTGCCCAACCATCTGCCATTTCAACCTGCGGATTCCTCCATCTTCACTTATCCCGCATTGAGCGATTTTCAGGTCATCAACATGAACATGTCGACTGTAGATACAGATCCAGTTCTTCATCCTGATGAGCAGGTAAGAGAATGTGTCGTGTATCAAAAGTCAAACACTGAATGATATCAGATCAATAACGATGCCGACTCGTCGATTGAAACTGTATGCAGCTGAATTATCCACATCAAAGGACTCGACTGACAGGTGATAGGATAccgcttcatcaacaacgagcATCTCAAGTTCCATCTTGAACTATCGGCATGAGAACGGTAGAACTTACCATCGCTACAAAGACGGAAGTGAGAAGCATTGCCTACCTCAATTGCCGATTTCTAACAACTTCGCTAGAATATCATCTTCCAAATGACCAGGTCGAAAATGAGCGTCTCGGTATGGTAACACGACTATGTTGAAGCATGTTACTAATAGATCAGACCTCCAACATAACCTTTTCCTCCTAACATTTGGAGATAAACTAGGTCTTGCTCCACCCAATGACCCCGGTGCAAAGGTTGGACGCGTACTCGACGTGGGAACGGGAACCGGAATATGGGCCATTGACTACGCTGATGAGCACCCAGAAGCTGAGGTAGTCCTCTTTCCGGCCAATCCTACTAGAGCCTCTACTAACTGCATAGGTCATTGGGGTTGACCTCTCGCCAATTCAACCAGCTTTGTGAGTAACCCCAAGGTCATATTTCTTCCGCTAACATCTCCAGTGTCCCGCCAAACCTTCGTTTTATTATTGATGATATTGACGAAGACTGGGAATATGGTCAGCCATTTGACTATATCCATAGCAGAATGATGGTCTTTAGTATTAAGAATTGGGAGGACTACATCcgcaagatcttcaagcatGTCTTCAACCTCCACTCTCTTCCATAAGACTAACCTGTGTAGCAATGTCAAGCCTGGTGGCTATGTTGAGTTTCAAGAGACTGGAGGTATAATTCTCTCCGACGACGGGACTCTTACCCCGGATCACGCCCTCTCCAAATGGTGTAACCTCCTCGGGGAGGCCTTTACTAAGCTCGGGAGTACGTCTATCGagttcgacaagatcaaagcTATTATGCAAGAAGTCGGTTTTGTCGATGTCGTCGACAAAAGATTCAAGTGGCCTACCAATCCGTGGCCTCGAgataagaagtataaagaATTGGGAACGTGGAATCATTATAATTCTTCGAACGCTTTGGAGTCGTTGACCATGGCATCATTTTCGAGGGCTCACGGATGGTCGCGGGATGAGGTCATTATGTTCCTTGTTGATGTGAGGAAGGATCTGAATAATCCCAGTGTTCATGCTTATAATCCAATGTGAGTATCTCTGATGTGATGGATAGGGGCTGGGGACTAACGATTGGCAGATGTTCCATCTATGGAAAGAAACCTGATTTTTAAGACG from Fusarium oxysporum Fo47 chromosome III, complete sequence harbors:
- a CDS encoding S-adenosyl-L-methionine-dependent methyltransferase, whose translation is MSTVDTDPVLHPDEQDTASSTTSISSSILNYRHENGRTYHRYKDGKYHLPNDQVENERLDLQHNLFLLTFGDKLGLAPPNDPGAKVGRVLDVGTGTGIWAIDYADEHPEAEVVLFPANPTRASTNCIGHISSANISSVPPNLRFIIDDIDEDWEYGQPFDYIHSRMMVFSIKNWEDYIRKIFKHPGGYVEFQETGGIILSDDGTLTPDHALSKWCNLLGEAFTKLGSTSIEFDKIKAIMQEVGFVDVVDKRFKWPTNPWPRDKKYKELGTWNHYNSSNALESLTMASFSRAHGWSRDEVIMFLVDVRKDLNNPSVHAYNPICSIYGKKPDF